A DNA window from Sediminitomix flava contains the following coding sequences:
- the porN gene encoding type IX secretion system ring subunit PorN/GldN — translation MKIFKILFIGLFCFPFISGAQEAYVEKEGKYNPHSVRPIREDDIMWKKSLWFTLNLKTRVNEPFFAQNNEISKLLINAVKEDKIIPYMNDSLATRMSKEEFLKRLRVPQTEGLDEDMMEAWGDDLAAGNEYNARQFWLLEMKIDRVFDQRRSRMYNDIQSITLILPHKENVLELDLPIATFSFKELNENVFHMQEGGKTVDNPDAIWYNTENQAQHRNLTDAFNLELYHGVLSKYENPKDNTIVDFHGDGKNGYYKSLEALYQLMEYEATLWSY, via the coding sequence ATGAAAATATTCAAAATACTATTCATAGGATTGTTTTGTTTTCCATTTATAAGTGGAGCGCAGGAAGCGTATGTAGAGAAAGAAGGTAAATACAACCCTCATTCTGTACGTCCTATTCGTGAAGATGATATTATGTGGAAAAAGTCTTTGTGGTTTACACTAAACCTCAAAACTAGAGTAAACGAGCCATTCTTCGCACAAAACAATGAAATCTCAAAGTTGCTGATCAATGCTGTAAAGGAAGATAAAATCATCCCTTACATGAATGATTCTTTGGCAACAAGAATGAGTAAAGAAGAATTTTTGAAACGCCTTCGTGTTCCTCAAACAGAAGGTTTAGATGAAGATATGATGGAAGCTTGGGGCGATGACCTTGCCGCAGGTAATGAATATAATGCGCGTCAGTTTTGGTTGCTAGAAATGAAAATTGATAGAGTATTTGATCAACGTCGTTCACGTATGTATAACGATATTCAGTCGATCACACTTATTCTTCCTCATAAAGAGAATGTTTTAGAATTGGATTTACCAATTGCTACTTTCTCTTTCAAAGAATTGAATGAAAATGTGTTCCACATGCAAGAAGGTGGAAAAACGGTAGATAATCCTGATGCCATTTGGTACAATACAGAAAACCAAGCACAGCACAGAAATTTGACAGATGCATTTAACCTAGAGTTATATCATGGAGTGTTGAGTAAATATGAAAATCCGAAAGATAATACAATTGTAGATTTTCATGGTGATGGTAAAAATGGATATTACAAATCATTAGAAGCTTTATACCAATTGATGGAGTACGAAGCGACACTTTGGTCTTACTAA
- the tpiA gene encoding triose-phosphate isomerase produces MAKKIVAGNWKMNLVKDEAKALASEVVAQAKAETPSDVTLIMGVPFVHIAEVKNIIGDAENVFLAAQNCYDKPSGAYTGEISAAQLKSYGVDYVILGHSERREYFGESNEMLAAKVDAVLENDMLPIFCVGEVLEEREAGKQNEVVSKQLSESLFHLPVEDFKKVVIAYEPVWAIGTGKTASAEQAQDMHKEIRAMLTAKYGDAANDISILYGGSCKPSNANEIFAGADVDGGLIGGASLAAADFVAISKSY; encoded by the coding sequence ATGGCAAAGAAAATTGTAGCCGGAAACTGGAAAATGAATCTCGTGAAAGACGAGGCAAAAGCATTGGCATCAGAAGTAGTAGCTCAAGCAAAAGCGGAAACTCCTTCAGATGTTACATTGATCATGGGCGTTCCTTTCGTACATATCGCAGAAGTGAAGAACATCATCGGCGATGCTGAGAATGTATTCCTTGCGGCTCAAAACTGCTACGACAAGCCTTCAGGTGCATACACTGGAGAAATCTCTGCTGCACAATTGAAGTCTTACGGTGTGGATTATGTGATTTTAGGACACAGTGAAAGACGTGAGTACTTTGGTGAGTCTAACGAAATGTTGGCTGCAAAAGTAGATGCGGTATTGGAAAACGATATGCTTCCAATTTTCTGTGTAGGTGAAGTATTAGAGGAAAGAGAAGCTGGAAAGCAAAATGAGGTAGTAAGCAAGCAATTGAGCGAGAGCTTATTCCACCTTCCTGTTGAAGATTTCAAGAAAGTTGTAATTGCATACGAACCAGTATGGGCAATTGGTACAGGTAAAACTGCTTCTGCTGAGCAAGCTCAAGACATGCACAAAGAAATTCGTGCTATGTTGACTGCAAAATATGGTGATGCTGCAAACGATATTTCTATCCTTTACGGAGGTAGCTGTAAGCCAAGCAACGCAAACGAAATTTTTGCTGGAGCAGATGTAGATGGTGGTTTGATCGGTGGAGCTTCTTTGGCTGCTGCAGATTTCGTTGCAATCTCTAAATCATACTAA
- a CDS encoding S9 family peptidase, producing the protein MRKLNFTILLMVLSVFTSFAQKNITLENIWSQYLFYPKSVNAVNWMKDGQFYTALANNAIVKTDVTTGKEVATLVEGDALSPALKIAGYEFSADEKQVLLLTDRESIYRRSFKAEYYVYDLESKELKKLSANGKQSYATFSPDGSKVAFVRENNLFYVDLASMEEKQVTTTGKFNHIINGSADWVYEEEFSFAKAFYWSPEGDKIAYLIFNETEVPEYNMQEWNHSMPYPTDYRFKYPKAGEKNSDIALSIFNLGDASTTDVELGTEKDIYIPRVQWTKDNNTLSVIRMNRFQNKLEILHVGQDGKGEVVLTEEADTYVDLDYCDELTYLEDGKHFVYTSETDGFKHIYLYKLNGELVRQITKGNWEVKKLVGVDENAKRIYYISTEASPMQKDFYSIDYKGGKKTKLSKKAGNTTVNMSRDFKYYISYHSSSEEVPTVSLFAVKRNAEIKVLENNEAFKNRVADFNYVKKEMFSFTPSHGMELHGYMLKPADFDESKKYPVLMFQYSGPGSEQVADKWGGGNFAWHQMLTQKGYIVAVVDGRGTGNKGRAFKHATYRQLGKLEVEDQITSAQYLAEMPYIDASRIGIWGWSYGGYMSSNCIMQGADTFKMAIAVAPVTTWRLYDTIYTERYLQRPQDNAAGYDENSPINHVDKLKGKFLLIHGTGDDNVHVQNAFLLQNALIGAGKQFDSFYYPDRNHGIYGGNTRLHLYTLMTDYVMNNL; encoded by the coding sequence ATGAGAAAACTGAACTTTACCATTTTATTGATGGTATTGAGCGTGTTTACATCTTTCGCTCAAAAGAATATAACATTAGAAAACATTTGGTCGCAATACCTCTTTTATCCGAAATCAGTAAATGCTGTAAACTGGATGAAAGACGGACAGTTTTACACTGCATTGGCAAACAATGCTATCGTAAAAACAGACGTAACTACAGGTAAAGAAGTAGCTACATTGGTAGAAGGAGACGCTCTTTCTCCAGCATTAAAAATTGCAGGTTATGAATTCTCTGCAGACGAAAAGCAAGTGCTTTTACTTACCGACAGAGAATCTATCTATAGAAGATCATTCAAAGCAGAATACTATGTTTATGATCTTGAATCAAAAGAATTGAAAAAACTATCAGCAAATGGAAAGCAGTCCTATGCTACATTCTCTCCTGATGGTTCAAAAGTTGCCTTTGTTCGTGAAAACAACCTTTTCTACGTAGACCTAGCTTCTATGGAAGAAAAGCAAGTGACGACAACAGGTAAATTCAACCATATCATCAACGGTTCTGCTGATTGGGTTTATGAAGAAGAATTTTCTTTCGCAAAAGCATTCTACTGGTCTCCAGAAGGTGATAAAATTGCGTACTTGATCTTCAACGAAACTGAAGTTCCTGAGTACAATATGCAAGAATGGAATCACTCAATGCCTTACCCTACAGATTACCGTTTCAAGTATCCTAAAGCAGGTGAGAAAAACTCTGATATCGCTCTTTCAATTTTCAATTTAGGAGATGCTTCAACTACAGACGTTGAGCTTGGTACAGAAAAAGATATTTATATTCCTCGTGTACAATGGACAAAAGACAACAATACTTTGTCTGTTATTCGCATGAACCGTTTCCAAAACAAGTTGGAAATTTTGCACGTAGGTCAAGACGGAAAAGGTGAGGTAGTATTGACTGAAGAGGCTGATACATACGTAGACCTTGATTACTGTGACGAACTTACTTACCTAGAAGACGGAAAGCACTTTGTATATACCTCAGAAACTGATGGCTTCAAGCACATTTACCTTTACAAATTGAACGGTGAGTTGGTAAGACAAATCACAAAAGGTAACTGGGAAGTAAAGAAATTGGTAGGCGTAGATGAGAATGCAAAACGCATTTACTACATCTCTACCGAAGCATCTCCAATGCAAAAAGATTTCTACAGCATTGACTACAAAGGTGGAAAGAAAACAAAACTGAGCAAAAAAGCGGGTAATACTACCGTAAACATGAGCCGTGATTTCAAATATTACATCTCATACCACTCTAGCTCAGAAGAAGTACCAACAGTTTCTCTTTTTGCTGTAAAAAGAAATGCTGAAATCAAGGTATTAGAAAACAACGAAGCATTCAAAAACAGAGTAGCTGACTTTAACTATGTGAAAAAAGAGATGTTCTCTTTCACTCCTTCTCACGGAATGGAGCTACATGGTTATATGCTTAAGCCAGCAGACTTTGACGAGTCTAAAAAATATCCTGTTTTGATGTTCCAATACTCAGGTCCAGGTTCTGAGCAAGTAGCAGATAAATGGGGTGGAGGAAACTTCGCTTGGCACCAAATGCTTACACAAAAAGGCTACATTGTAGCGGTTGTTGACGGTCGTGGTACAGGAAACAAAGGTAGAGCATTCAAGCATGCTACTTACCGCCAATTGGGTAAATTGGAGGTAGAAGACCAAATCACTTCTGCACAATATCTTGCAGAAATGCCTTATATCGATGCTAGCCGTATTGGTATTTGGGGTTGGAGTTACGGAGGTTACATGTCATCAAACTGTATCATGCAAGGAGCAGATACCTTCAAGATGGCAATTGCAGTTGCTCCAGTAACGACTTGGAGATTATATGATACGATTTATACGGAACGTTATTTGCAACGTCCTCAAGATAATGCAGCGGGTTACGATGAGAACTCACCAATCAACCACGTAGATAAATTGAAAGGTAAATTCTTATTAATCCACGGTACTGGAGATGACAATGTTCATGTTCAAAACGCATTCTTGTTACAAAACGCATTGATTGGTGCAGGAAAGCAATTCGACTCATTCTATTATCCTGACCGTAATCACGGTATTTATGGTGGAAATACACGATTGCACTTGTACACATTGATGACGGATTATGTAATGAATAATCTGTAA
- the prmA gene encoding 50S ribosomal protein L11 methyltransferase has product MHFITVQLKCGEELSEILQALIGNIGFDSFLEDENGFEASIEKDQYAEEELKEVLAPFEGQIEYTVREEEKKNWNKLWEENYDMVEISEELIIRASFHKPEKPYPYEIVINPKMSFGTGHHPTTTLMLRNQLKLDHKDKIVADLGAGTGILAIMAKKLGAKLVDACDIEEWAVENAIENAKINEVDFDMTQGTVQEMTLHAPYDIVIANINRNVLLTEMQLYAEMLKENGTLLLSGFYTEDIETMQAEAEKHGLSYESHLELRNWVSMRLKKG; this is encoded by the coding sequence ATGCACTTTATCACTGTACAACTCAAATGTGGGGAAGAGCTTTCAGAAATTCTGCAGGCCTTGATCGGGAATATTGGTTTCGATTCTTTTCTTGAAGACGAAAATGGTTTCGAAGCATCAATTGAAAAAGATCAGTACGCAGAAGAAGAACTGAAAGAAGTTTTAGCACCTTTTGAAGGCCAAATCGAGTACACTGTACGTGAGGAAGAAAAAAAGAACTGGAACAAGCTTTGGGAAGAAAACTATGATATGGTTGAAATTTCTGAGGAATTGATCATCAGAGCTAGTTTTCATAAACCTGAAAAGCCATACCCATACGAAATTGTCATTAACCCTAAAATGTCTTTCGGTACAGGGCATCACCCAACAACAACATTGATGCTGAGAAATCAGTTGAAGTTAGACCATAAAGATAAAATTGTAGCTGACCTAGGTGCAGGAACTGGTATTTTAGCCATTATGGCCAAAAAGCTAGGAGCAAAGCTCGTTGATGCATGCGATATTGAGGAGTGGGCAGTTGAGAATGCAATAGAAAATGCAAAAATCAACGAAGTTGACTTCGATATGACACAGGGAACTGTACAAGAAATGACACTTCATGCGCCTTATGATATCGTAATTGCGAACATTAACCGTAATGTGCTTCTTACAGAAATGCAACTTTACGCTGAAATGCTGAAAGAAAACGGAACCTTACTTTTGAGTGGTTTTTACACAGAAGATATTGAAACCATGCAAGCGGAAGCAGAAAAACATGGATTATCTTATGAATCTCATTTGGAGTTACGTAACTGGGTAAGCATGAGACTCAAAAAAGGCTAG
- a CDS encoding cytochrome-c peroxidase, whose product MRLSKKRWGILISSLLSVMIMSCSDDDDPVSATTSSSELDKQLEEALMIASEGEGMNFYIFPESDDYSNIPQDPNNLITEEKCRLGKLLFHETGLAVNPKREEGKHTYSCASCHNAGSGFQSGRAQGIGEGGLGFGFKGEGRTPHLNYDDSLLDIQSIRVPTNLNVAYQRNVFWNGQLGATDANAGTEGLWVEGSASFTNHLGFLGPETQAIIGLTEHRMDMTPELAEQYGYKEMFDAAFPDYPESERYTPVTAGLAIACYERTLLANRAGFQKWLRGNKAAMSDAEKRGALIFFGNGECSSCHNGPALSTLQFAAIGMGDLTASLVRSGGSSESSLGRGGFTGNDDELYAFKVPQLYNLKDAPFFGHGSTFTSLRQVIEYKNRGVAQNANVTEKYLDPRFKPLNLSEDEVDDLVKFLEYSLWDEELERYIPSSNLSGFCFPNNDEQSKFDLGCDPQ is encoded by the coding sequence ATGAGATTATCGAAAAAGAGGTGGGGAATACTCATTTCCTCATTACTATCTGTCATGATCATGTCTTGTAGCGATGATGATGACCCAGTAAGTGCCACAACTTCTTCTTCCGAACTCGACAAACAACTAGAAGAAGCCCTTATGATTGCCTCTGAAGGCGAAGGGATGAATTTTTACATTTTTCCAGAAAGCGACGATTATAGCAATATCCCTCAAGACCCCAATAATTTAATTACAGAAGAAAAATGTAGACTGGGGAAATTGCTATTCCATGAAACTGGCTTGGCAGTAAATCCAAAACGAGAAGAAGGTAAACACACCTACTCTTGTGCTTCATGCCATAATGCAGGCTCAGGCTTTCAGTCTGGACGAGCACAAGGTATAGGAGAAGGTGGACTCGGTTTTGGATTTAAAGGTGAAGGTAGAACTCCGCATTTAAATTATGATGACAGCTTGCTTGACATTCAGTCCATTCGTGTACCAACAAACTTAAATGTAGCCTACCAAAGAAATGTCTTTTGGAATGGACAACTAGGAGCCACCGATGCCAACGCAGGAACCGAAGGTCTATGGGTTGAAGGTTCTGCTTCCTTTACAAACCACTTAGGTTTTTTAGGTCCAGAAACACAGGCCATCATCGGACTTACAGAACACCGTATGGATATGACTCCTGAATTGGCTGAACAATACGGTTATAAAGAGATGTTTGATGCCGCATTCCCCGACTATCCCGAAAGTGAGCGTTACACTCCTGTCACTGCAGGTTTGGCTATTGCTTGTTATGAACGTACACTCCTAGCCAACAGAGCTGGTTTCCAAAAATGGTTGAGAGGTAATAAAGCAGCTATGTCTGATGCCGAGAAAAGAGGAGCATTAATCTTTTTCGGAAATGGAGAATGTTCTTCTTGTCACAACGGACCTGCGCTTAGTACATTACAATTTGCAGCTATCGGTATGGGAGACTTAACTGCCTCTTTAGTTAGAAGTGGAGGGAGTAGTGAATCAAGTTTGGGTAGAGGAGGTTTTACTGGAAATGATGATGAGCTTTATGCCTTCAAAGTTCCTCAGCTTTACAACTTGAAAGATGCACCATTCTTTGGGCACGGAAGTACTTTTACTTCTCTTCGTCAAGTCATTGAATACAAAAATAGAGGAGTCGCGCAAAATGCTAATGTCACCGAAAAATACCTCGACCCAAGGTTTAAGCCACTCAACTTAAGTGAAGACGAGGTTGATGATTTGGTCAAATTCTTAGAATATTCACTTTGGGATGAAGAACTTGAAAGATATATCCCTAGCTCAAATCTTTCTGGATTCTGCTTTCCTAACAACGATGAACAATCCAAGTTTGATTTGGGCTGTGATCCTCAATAA
- the pth gene encoding aminoacyl-tRNA hydrolase, which produces MKYLIVGLGNIGAEYAETRHNVGFMALDRLAKKNDVSFDSDRLAFKAEFKHKGRQIHLIKPTTYMNLSGKAVNYWMKELKIERDNVLVIVDDLAIPFGALRMRGKGSAAGHNGLKDIEAKLGGNNYPRLRFGIGDDYPKGRQIDFVLGEFSQDEQIELDNTLLDRCGDMILSFCSIGIARTMNQFNK; this is translated from the coding sequence ATGAAATACTTGATTGTTGGACTAGGTAATATTGGCGCTGAATATGCAGAAACTCGTCATAACGTAGGTTTTATGGCATTAGACCGTCTTGCAAAAAAAAATGATGTGTCTTTTGATTCTGACCGTTTAGCATTTAAAGCTGAGTTTAAGCATAAAGGCAGACAAATCCATTTGATTAAGCCAACTACTTATATGAATTTAAGTGGAAAGGCTGTCAATTACTGGATGAAAGAGCTAAAAATTGAAAGAGATAATGTTTTGGTCATTGTCGATGATCTAGCAATTCCGTTCGGTGCATTGAGAATGAGAGGAAAAGGTTCTGCTGCAGGACATAACGGTTTGAAAGACATTGAAGCGAAACTTGGAGGAAATAACTACCCTCGTCTCCGATTCGGAATTGGCGATGATTATCCGAAAGGTCGTCAGATTGACTTTGTACTTGGAGAGTTTTCTCAAGATGAACAAATAGAGCTAGACAATACCTTACTTGATCGTTGTGGAGATATGATTCTTTCCTTCTGCTCCATCGGGATTGCACGAACGATGAATCAGTTCAATAAATAA
- a CDS encoding cytochrome-c peroxidase encodes MKASMKLSIATCLLLTCMFGCSDDDDGNTTTSSSQLDEQLEEQLMVSSSGAGMSFYILPESDDYNNIPQDPNNPITRAKCDLGQLLFHETALAIVPKKEISRNTYSCASCHHAAAGFQAGRMQGIGEGGLGFGIAGEGRSAHLEYVDSLLDVQPLRSPTAMNGAYQKNMLWNGQFGATGKNIGTEAQWKEGTPIATNKLGFEGLETQAIAGLGVHRLSINDSILDDHNYREMFDAAFPNDPVSDRYSLTNVGLAIACYERTLMANESGFQKWLKGDKTALSDAEKRGALVFFGKGECYSCHNGPALNTMEFTAIGMGDLEGALVRGAEDEKANLGRGGFTGNDADKYKFKVPQLYNLKDSPFYGHGSTFKTIRQVIEYKNKGEVQNANVTEQYLDSRFKPLNLTSDEIDDLVKFCEYALWDDNLKRYEPETIPSGMCFPNNDAQSKSDMNCD; translated from the coding sequence ATGAAAGCTTCGATGAAACTAAGCATTGCTACATGCTTACTACTAACTTGTATGTTTGGTTGTAGTGATGACGACGACGGAAACACCACAACTTCATCTTCTCAATTAGACGAACAACTTGAGGAGCAACTCATGGTCTCTTCTAGCGGCGCTGGAATGTCATTCTACATTCTTCCCGAAAGTGATGACTACAATAACATTCCTCAAGATCCAAACAATCCTATAACAAGAGCCAAATGTGATTTGGGACAATTACTTTTCCACGAAACCGCATTGGCTATCGTTCCTAAAAAAGAAATCAGCAGAAACACTTACTCATGTGCTTCATGTCACCACGCGGCTGCCGGATTTCAAGCAGGACGTATGCAAGGTATTGGAGAAGGTGGACTTGGTTTTGGTATTGCAGGAGAAGGAAGATCTGCACATTTAGAATATGTAGACTCCTTACTAGACGTACAACCACTACGATCTCCTACGGCAATGAACGGTGCTTACCAAAAAAATATGCTTTGGAACGGGCAGTTCGGAGCTACGGGTAAGAACATAGGTACTGAAGCTCAATGGAAAGAAGGAACACCGATCGCGACCAACAAATTAGGCTTTGAAGGATTGGAAACTCAAGCTATTGCTGGCTTAGGCGTTCACCGATTGAGTATCAATGACAGTATTCTTGATGATCACAACTATCGAGAGATGTTTGATGCAGCTTTTCCAAACGATCCTGTAAGTGACAGATATAGCCTTACAAACGTTGGATTGGCCATTGCTTGCTACGAAAGAACACTTATGGCCAATGAATCTGGATTCCAAAAATGGTTAAAAGGAGATAAAACAGCACTTAGTGACGCAGAAAAGCGTGGCGCTTTGGTTTTCTTTGGGAAAGGCGAATGTTACTCTTGTCACAATGGGCCAGCACTCAACACAATGGAGTTTACTGCCATTGGTATGGGTGACCTTGAAGGAGCTTTAGTAAGAGGTGCTGAAGATGAAAAAGCAAACTTGGGTAGAGGTGGCTTTACAGGAAATGATGCTGATAAATATAAATTTAAAGTTCCTCAGCTCTACAACTTGAAAGATTCTCCTTTCTACGGACATGGAAGTACATTCAAAACGATTCGTCAAGTTATTGAATATAAAAACAAAGGTGAAGTTCAGAATGCAAATGTCACGGAACAATATCTTGATTCAAGATTTAAGCCATTGAACCTCACTTCAGATGAAATAGATGATTTAGTCAAATTCTGTGAGTATGCACTTTGGGATGATAACTTAAAACGTTATGAACCGGAAACAATACCTTCTGGGATGTGTTTTCCAAACAATGATGCCCAGTCTAAGTCTGACATGAATTGTGACTAA
- a CDS encoding toxin-antitoxin system YwqK family antitoxin, whose product MNRVLFNLVTFGLFSFLLSNTGFAQDKNETVEEDSLVSLELEDQYFKPTIKANPGLTKKVEREKKRKKKRVFWGIKTKKRFTANRSGGKETFEIFYVLPSYEPPNKYATNKFYYNHDKREITKSEWTDHKFGMPLHGPYTKTVDGDTVVTGQYYKGTRTGRWMVYNSAQVVSDKKYYFRGFPKDAKITYYDTELTKVKEVIPYQHGELNGVYLKYYKTGRIQERGKYLDGKKVDRWTEYYDRSDKKRRKKEIQYTKSNRLYRDGEVEPFVRREWDEKGKLIINNIGKK is encoded by the coding sequence ATGAATAGAGTACTGTTCAATCTAGTGACTTTTGGTCTTTTTAGCTTTTTATTATCCAATACAGGATTCGCACAAGATAAGAACGAGACCGTTGAAGAAGATTCTTTAGTTTCTCTTGAACTTGAAGATCAATATTTCAAGCCAACGATTAAGGCAAACCCTGGACTGACCAAAAAGGTTGAAAGGGAAAAAAAGAGAAAGAAGAAGAGAGTATTCTGGGGTATTAAAACCAAGAAAAGATTCACAGCAAACCGATCTGGGGGGAAGGAAACCTTCGAAATTTTTTATGTGCTTCCTTCGTATGAACCACCGAATAAGTATGCTACGAATAAGTTTTACTATAATCATGATAAAAGAGAGATTACCAAAAGTGAATGGACAGATCACAAGTTTGGGATGCCTCTGCACGGACCTTATACTAAAACAGTAGACGGCGATACGGTAGTAACAGGACAATATTATAAAGGAACACGTACTGGACGTTGGATGGTGTACAACTCTGCCCAAGTGGTCTCAGATAAAAAGTATTACTTCAGAGGTTTTCCGAAAGATGCCAAGATAACTTATTATGATACAGAGCTGACAAAGGTTAAGGAGGTGATTCCTTATCAGCATGGAGAGTTGAATGGTGTCTATTTAAAGTACTACAAGACGGGAAGAATACAAGAACGTGGAAAGTACTTAGACGGTAAGAAGGTAGATCGTTGGACAGAATATTACGATCGTTCAGATAAGAAAAGAAGAAAGAAAGAAATCCAGTACACAAAGAGTAATCGCTTGTATCGTGATGGTGAAGTAGAACCTTTTGTGAGGCGAGAGTGGGATGAAAAAGGGAAGTTGATCATCAATAATATTGGAAAAAAGTAG
- a CDS encoding DUF547 domain-containing protein yields MNKKLIPLVLIPLILFGYFSISSPMPDVQSDSNPISHEKWTALLKKHVNAKGDVDYKGFKNDSKAFDEYLKLLSTNHPNKLNWSEEERLVYWINAYNAFTVKLIIDNYPLKSIKDITAVNIPLVKSPWDIKFIEIEGEKYDLNNIEHQILRKKFSEPRIHFAVNCASVSCPILRNEAYEAERVEEQLQEQAELFINDAKRNKIASNEVEISKIFSWFSGDFEQNGTVIDFINRYSKTKIEDEAKVKYLDYNWNLNE; encoded by the coding sequence ATGAACAAAAAACTAATACCACTTGTGCTTATCCCGCTCATCTTATTTGGATATTTTTCGATTTCTTCTCCAATGCCAGATGTTCAATCAGACTCAAATCCTATTTCTCACGAAAAATGGACAGCTCTTCTCAAGAAGCATGTGAATGCGAAAGGCGATGTAGATTACAAAGGTTTTAAAAATGATAGTAAAGCATTTGATGAATATTTGAAGCTGTTATCTACCAATCACCCGAATAAGTTGAATTGGTCTGAAGAAGAAAGGTTAGTTTATTGGATTAATGCCTACAATGCTTTTACTGTAAAGCTTATCATTGATAATTATCCGCTGAAAAGTATAAAAGATATTACGGCTGTAAATATTCCGTTGGTGAAATCTCCTTGGGATATCAAGTTTATTGAGATTGAAGGTGAAAAATATGACCTGAATAATATCGAACATCAGATTTTGAGAAAGAAATTTTCAGAACCTAGAATTCACTTTGCAGTAAACTGTGCGTCTGTTTCTTGCCCAATTCTCAGAAATGAAGCTTATGAAGCGGAAAGAGTGGAAGAGCAACTTCAAGAACAAGCGGAACTTTTTATCAATGATGCTAAAAGAAATAAAATTGCATCTAATGAAGTTGAGATCTCTAAAATATTCAGTTGGTTTAGCGGAGATTTTGAACAAAATGGTACTGTAATTGATTTTATTAATCGATATTCAAAAACAAAGATTGAGGATGAGGCGAAAGTTAAATATTTGGATTATAACTGGAATCTGAATGAATAA
- a CDS encoding low temperature requirement protein A — MKKELYLWEYRQATWLELFFDLIFAVSLGQITHLLSHTHNHHLESASFIKFLVLFIPYWWIWLSHTIFSNRYDRDEKGHRFLTLVLMFLLMLMSGVLDLKVERGYRLFISIYGATRFLITYLFFAEGRKNNDKAASQIAEYFFLGALISTSALLFPFKYAVFIFFLGIAIEMILPLFYSKKNNLKPADRDHLVERIGLLAIILLGESVISLSASLREVVWNTQTLSAAIIGFVMICMIWWIYFDSFTLLIESKRDKNGVVIAFSQFFTYVSFALIANTIRHAIFNDLNINEFKMMAFLGMAFLYIGKQTAYFINVPEYRYHNIRNTIIVFVIMISSMFLKQADHILYGMALSFAVYIAVNYQSQIKIYGKSVF; from the coding sequence ATGAAAAAAGAGTTATATCTATGGGAGTATCGTCAAGCTACATGGCTTGAGCTATTTTTTGATCTCATTTTCGCCGTTTCTCTCGGACAAATCACACATTTACTTTCTCATACACATAATCACCACCTAGAGAGCGCTAGTTTCATCAAGTTTTTGGTACTTTTCATTCCTTATTGGTGGATATGGCTTTCGCACACCATCTTTTCAAACCGTTATGATCGAGACGAAAAAGGACATCGCTTTCTCACTTTGGTACTCATGTTTTTGCTCATGCTCATGTCTGGTGTTTTAGATTTGAAAGTGGAAAGAGGATACCGACTTTTTATCTCTATTTATGGTGCAACAAGATTTCTTATCACTTATTTATTCTTTGCTGAGGGAAGGAAAAACAATGATAAAGCAGCTAGCCAAATCGCAGAATATTTCTTTCTCGGAGCACTGATTTCAACATCAGCACTATTGTTCCCCTTCAAATATGCGGTCTTTATCTTTTTCTTAGGAATTGCCATAGAAATGATTCTACCATTGTTTTACAGCAAAAAAAACAATCTAAAACCTGCGGATAGAGATCACCTGGTCGAACGAATTGGACTTCTTGCCATTATTTTACTGGGAGAATCTGTCATTTCATTATCTGCAAGCTTGAGAGAAGTAGTTTGGAATACACAAACACTTTCAGCCGCAATTATTGGTTTTGTAATGATCTGTATGATTTGGTGGATTTATTTCGATTCATTCACTTTATTAATTGAAAGTAAGCGTGATAAAAATGGAGTCGTTATCGCTTTCTCTCAATTTTTCACCTACGTGTCTTTTGCCTTAATAGCAAATACCATCAGACATGCCATTTTCAACGATCTCAATATAAATGAGTTTAAAATGATGGCATTTTTAGGAATGGCTTTTCTTTACATCGGAAAACAAACAGCCTACTTCATCAATGTTCCAGAATACCGTTATCATAATATTCGAAATACAATTATTGTATTTGTCATTATGATTTCTTCTATGTTCCTCAAACAAGCAGACCATATTTTATACGGCATGGCTCTTTCTTTTGCCGTATATATCGCTGTAAACTATCAATCTCAAATTAAAATATATGGAAAGTCGGTATTTTAA